The Papaver somniferum cultivar HN1 unplaced genomic scaffold, ASM357369v1 unplaced-scaffold_107, whole genome shotgun sequence genome includes a region encoding these proteins:
- the LOC113328371 gene encoding growth-regulating factor 1-like translates to MLMNGGRNKPPFTPLQWQELETQALIFKHMVSGIPIPAELLFPLKFHTSSSSSLLSSKLFLPSDPQIPWTYYHMGLGRKIDPEPGRCRRTDGKKWRCAKEAYHDSKYCEKHMHRGRNRSRKPVEEILTSTSNQSKSMISSNFSPYYNSPSSSSSSSSRYGFPYPSTNSTPHFAKDSTESPSYSRSVNGGGRDERSFFTEKPDLSLSNSNSWNYTPLRMNSSSVSPALQNGFSQFDHINHNNIHHQQEQEQQQQKKHCFVLGTDFFKPAKPEKQQEQDQEQHHHHQFLHFIDEYPPRNREPTSSTTSTQLSISIPHPFL, encoded by the exons atgttgatGAATGGGGGAAGAAACAAACCACCATTTACACCATTACAATGGCAGGAACTAGAAACACAAGCATTAATCTTCAAACATATGGTTTCAGGAATACCAATACCAGCTGAGCTTTTGTTTCCACTCAAATTCcatacatcatcttcatcatctttgcTTTCTTCAAAGCTTTTTCTTCCATCTGATCCTCAAATTCCATGGACATATTACCATATGGGGTTAGGAAGGAAGATTGATCCAGAACCAGGGAGATGTAGAAGAACAGATGGGAAGAAATGGAGATGTGCTAAAGAAGCTTATCATGATTCTAAATACTGTGAGAAGCATATGCATAGAGGAAGAAATCGTTCAAGAAAGCCTGTGGAAGAGATCTTAACATCaacatcaaatcaatcgaaatctATGATTTCTTCAAATTTCAGTCCTTACTAtaattctccttcttcttcatcatcttcttcttcaagataTGGTTTCCCTTATCCTTCTACAAACTCAACACCCCATTTTGCTAAAGATTCTACTGAATCACCATCTTATAGCAG GTCTGTGAATGGTGGAGGGAGAGATGAAAGATCATTCTTTACAGAAAAACCAGATTTATCactttcaaattcaaattcatggAATTATACACCATTAAGAATGAATTCATCCTCTGTTTCCCCTGCTCTACAAAATGGGTTTTCTCAATTTGATCATATCAATCACAACAACATTCATCATCAACAAgaacaagagcagcagcagcagaagaagcaTTGCTTTGTTCTGGGTACTGATTTCTTCAAACCAGCAAAACCAGAGAAACAGCAAGAACAAGATCAGGaacaacaccatcatcatcagtttCTGCATTTCATAGATGAATATCCACCAAGAAACAGAGAaccaacatcatcaacaacatcaactcAGCTTTCAATCTCAATTCCTCATCCATTTCTCTAA